A section of the Cololabis saira isolate AMF1-May2022 chromosome 6, fColSai1.1, whole genome shotgun sequence genome encodes:
- the dars1 gene encoding aspartate--tRNA ligase, cytoplasmic isoform X2, whose translation MVKFSANITKESIVDVQATVKKVEQKIESCSQQDVELHIEQIFVISQAEARLPLQLEDAVRPDGDGDEEGRATVNQDTKLDNRVIDLRTTTSQAVFRLQSGVCQLFRDTLTQKGFVEIQTPKIISAASEGGANVFTVSYFKTSAYLAQSPQLYKQMCICADFDQVFCVGPVFRAEDSNTHRHLTEFVGLDIEMAFNYHYHEVISSITDTMVQIFKGLRDNFQTEIQTVNKQFPSEPFRFLEPTLRLEFSEGVAMLREAGVEMGDEEDLSTPNEKLLGRLVKEKYDTDFYVLDKYPLAVRPFYTMPDPNNPKYSNSYDMFMRGEEILSGAQRIHDAQLLTERAVHHQIDLEKIKSYIDSFRYGAPPHGGGGIGLERVCMLYLGLHNVRQTSMFPRDPKRLTP comes from the exons ATCTTCGTCATCAGCCAGGCCGAGGCTCGTCTCCCCCTCCAGCTGGAGGACGCTGTCAGGCCTGACGGAGACGGAGACGAG GAAGGCCGAGCCACCGTGAACCAGGACACCAAGCTGGACAACAGAGTTATTGATCTCAGG ACGACCACCAGCCAGGCCGTGTTCCGCCTGCAGTCCGGGGTGTGCCAGCTCTTCAGAGACACCCTCACCCAGAAGGGCTTCGTGGAGATCCAGACCCCCAAGATCATCTCAG CTGCCAGTGAAGGAGGCGCTAACGTGTTCACGGTCTCCTACTTCAAGACCAGTGCGTACCTGGCCCAGTCCCCCCAGCTCTACAAGCAGATGTGCATCTGCGCCGACTTCGACCAGGTGTTCTGTGTGGGCCCAG TGTTCCGGGCGGAGGACTCCAACACCCACCGTCACCTGACGGAGTTCGTGGGTCTGGACATCGAGATGGCCTTCAACTACCACTACCATGAAGTGATCAGCTCCATCACCGACACCATGGTGCAGATCTTCAAGGGACTCAGAGACAA cTTCCAGACGGAGATCCAGACGGTGAACAAGCAGTTCCCCAGCGAGCCGTTCCGGTTCCTGGAGCCGACCCTGAGGCTGGAGTTCAGCGAGGGCGTGGCCATGCTGCGGGAGGCCGGGGTGGAGATGGGGGACGAGGAGGACCTCAG TACACCAAACGAGAAGCTGCTGGGTCGTCTCGTCAAGGAAAAG taTGATACAGACTTTTATGTACTGGATAAGTACCCACTGGCCGTTAGACCTTTCTACACCATGCCTGATCCAAACAATCCT AAATATTCCAATTCTTACGACATGTTCATGAGGGGCGAGGAGATCCTGTCTGGGGCTCAGAGGATCCATGATGCCCAGCTGCTGACGGAGAGGGCCGTCCACCACCAGATCG atctggagaagatcaagTCATATATTGATTCCTTCCGCTATGGCGCTCCCCCACACGGTGGTGGAGGCATTG GCCTGGAGAGAGTGTGCATGCTGTACCTGGGTCTCCACAACGTCCGTCAGACGTCCATGTTCCCCCGGGACCCCAAACGCCTCACGCCCTGA